DNA sequence from the Salvia splendens isolate huo1 chromosome 19, SspV2, whole genome shotgun sequence genome:
TCGTAAACTTTTGTTTCAAATGATGTGAAATAAGAATCTTGTGGTGTACATAGTTGATGAAGCCTTGGAAGGAAAAACAGTTTCATTTTATATCTCCAAGGAGAAGAAAGGAGAAAAACTCGTAATAACATTCAAAATAACTGGTGATCCAAGAAATAAATCTCTTTAATTCTAGCAAATGAATGATGATATCGTTACACTTGATTATCATTTATTAATGAAAATCTATTTTCCcctcaagagagagagagagagtaaatgGGAAAGTTATATTTTAACGAATATATTGTTGGGTTATCACATTCAAAACCGAAGGCGCTGTTGTGAGATaaccattttattttctatagttgaccaatttattatttctttatttataaaaattgaacaataatgaatgttaacaaaataaaattgaaaaagaagTTATTTCAGCCAAATCCCTCTCTCAATATTCAAGAGATTTGGTAGAGAAATTCTTACCAATTACCAAGTCACATGATTAAACTAACATGACAAGAAGGGTATATACCTATGAAAAATTGTGAAATCCATTTTAACTTTGCATGATCCAAGATATAGTGCTTGGTGTAATGTTTCGAAAAACTTGTATTTCTGTCCCTATAAAAATATTACCAACTTTATTACTATTAGAAACAATGACCCTATGTAAGTACTTTGTTTCTACAAccaattttcaattatttcacTAAAGTTTTGTAACAATTTTGAGAGATCAAGCTTTTTCTGAAATTGCTATCTATCCGATAAGCCaatcatatttttaatataaaatgttGATAaggataatttaaaatacaataataTGATAAATGCATTATAGAGTTATTGTAGTACTACCACacattatctttttttattcatGAATCCTACGTTGCATTCCAATTTCCAAGGAAACATACACATACACTTTCTTACGAATTTCACATGAGATGTCTCTaaactttttattattgtgcATGTACCatgaaaagtaaaataattatattaggGCTAATTGGCTCTGTGTCACATATtacaatcaaattttatttttttctatatcaTATAATTTACGTTAGTATTATACACAACTTTGactatttttagaatttttccAAATTGAAATTCCATTCAAATCGGAACTAATTACCGACACCGAAATTTTAATAAACTTTAAACATTTGCTTGATAACATGaatgtttcaatttaattttgaattgggtgaaatttgaattttgggaATATTATAAACGTGGTCTAAGGGTATCACTATAGGGACGGCACGCCGGCCGGCCGCCCCCTTCCCGCCGAGCTATAGTGGAGCGAGAGGCCGCCCCGAGCCGGACGCCATTTCAAGGGCGGAACGCCCATCGGCGAGTTTagtgcgaggacgcgccggcaACCCccttgatttatttttttaaaaaattttcaacattttttagagaggaggggagaaggaagaagggaggaggaatttttttaatacaagttttgtttattattgatttaattggttataaaattttggggctattggaagtgtccacttATAGAGACGGAAACCTTTTTTTTTGCGCGGACAAAAAaactggggctgtggacaaataAGGGGGTGTGGCTATTGTAGACGACGGCCTTATAGTGGATAGTCTAAGTTGATGTATATTTTGTCACAAACTTTTATAACATATACTTAGAAAACAAACCAAAATTTGATTACTATTTAATACgcattatttaaataattagcaTTTTGTACTCATAGTTTCATCTAATCACTAAGTGTTGTTTCATCGAGGAAAATCTTACTATAAAATTCCAACATTTACTATTCACATCGGTGTCACGGTACCAATATTATACTAGCTACTTCACCACATTATTAATTTACCAAGATTAAAAACATTCGAATCTTTTTATcccataaaagaaaaaaaaaacggcCAAAATGATAAGATAGACTAAGATCACATTATATGTTATGTTAATTAGTGTTTGATGTGGAGTCATACACTCACTATAATatcaagataaaaataaaatgacaagaCCTTATGTGACCTTCCCACACCATGAACCTTCTTAATTAAGATAAGAGTTTTtggaatttattaaaaaaaatacgactaAATACAACTCAATTGGTAAGATAATTCTCATCCAACCAATAGATCTAAAGTCTAAACACCttatgtatgtatatgtaaatctaaattcaaacaatttattaaatttcatttaaaattaatgaaattcttattacattaattaaacaACGATTTAAGACAAAAGAGTTAAATACACCCTTAATGTTTATTCCATTATTGAAATAGACTATATTGTACATTTAGTTACAAATAAGCCCTTAGTATGATGGTTTGCGACATGTATGCCCTTGTGTTTACCATTTCCACTACTAAATAGCTTTGTGATaattttttatagtattaattttatttttaagcaTGTCTTTTTAAAATTCtctttaattttatatgtaAAAATGTTAAAGATAATATTATAGCACTATAATacaatttataatatatttggATTTTGAAGTAAACATTGAAAATGTATTTGATCCTTTGCCTAATGATTAACATAGTATAAATGTGTTGGAAAAACTTGATTGGGATGTATTCATACATTTCCTAACGTGGCAAAACTTGATTGGGTATGAGTCGTATGAGTATGATGACTATACAAATTTTCTCAAAACGGAGGGTAATTTTGACAATTACCATATGACTAAGCTCATTAAGGAAGGAATTCCATTGGCTAAACATGTCATTATTGCGTCCGTTAAGTATACAAAATATCACATGCACAAAATTACACtttgaattaaataataatcaaaacatttttttttattacttgaaattataaaaatattttactccatgttttagaaatttaaacatTAATCATGTTCATAAGCCATTAACCTTTATTGCTAGTTATTCCattataatatatattgaatttgtACCTTATATTAAAAACTTACATATTTaaaaagtactactatattAGAAACACTGCACAATCATTACTCTGCATATATTTCTCAAAAAAGTTTtactaaatttttaaaaattaaatttattctcTAGTTTTATCTCTTAATCGTCCAAATAATTTACCATTTCAGTGTATCCACAATTAAAAgtttagtatattttttatttttaataagtgaatagcaaaattaattaaattattatatccaattttttttataaaattaattctcctacataaaaatgaaacattttatgAATTTTCTTTCACATATCTTAATCGTGGCATAGTGAACTGCTAACGGCGGAAAAACGTTCAAaacttaaaaacaaaaataaacttaataaattttttttttttgctgccaaaaaaaaacattcgtggggtccactaccagcCCTTTATATAGCCCAACGTATTCCCTCAGTCCCTCACTTTCTCTCAGCTCAATCAACCTTTAAAAAATTCTCTGGAAATTTTACTTACATTTTTAACAATTTCCGGAAAATTTTCACATATTTGAGCTGATCGTGAGTGATGAAGGTAGAGAAGTGGACATTGGCTACCATTGTTTCTGCATTTCCGTTCCAGTCGGTCGGTTGATTCTTTCAGTTTTGGCTCCGTCTTTCACTTTTTTCTTCACTCAGGTTAgagattcgattttttttttattattttgtgttttatgtttttttttctttaaatttaattgtGCATTCATTTTGTATTTTGAGCTGTTTGATGATTCTTGTGGAATGCTCTGATTTCTGATGTTCAATTGCTGAGAATAAGTTTGATCGCactttctcattttctttttagtttagttttgtCTTCTGTTTTTTTAGGTTTATTTATGTGATTGAGTTGAAATGTTTTTAGCTGATAGCCTGATAGTGGTGATATTCTACATTAACTTTgacatttcttttaatttttatttgtcatttgctAGTAATTAGGAATCTTGCATTAGGTTCTTTAAAGCATTGGAAATTATTAGGTTTATTTTGCCACTTTCGTGGAATTTAAAAATTTGCTCGGATCGGTTCAGGGAAGTGTTTGTTCTTGATATTTTAATGGATAATTAGTAGTGAAAGCTTGGATTTTTTGGTGTGTAGGGAGAAAGATTGTGATCTTCTTGGGCTGCAATGTCGATTGCCAGCGTAGCTCTCTGTCCTGTTTATGAAGACTACTGGAACTTCCCAGGCCGTGTCTCGGGGCAGTATGGCCCGTGGTCTAGTGACTCGATCTTGATCTACCTGACTGTTGGTGGTTCCGTGATTCCTATGCGGGTTCTTGAATCGGATTCAATTGCTTCTGTCAAACTCAGAATTCAAGTTTCTAAAGGGTTCTCTGCAAAGCAGCAAAAGCTTGTTTTCGATGGGAAAGAACTGGCAAGGAACAATTCTCAGGTGCGGGACTATGGTGTGTCTGATGGGAATGTGTTACATTTGGTTGTCCGCCTCTCTGATCTCCAGGCCATCACAGTTAGGACAGTTTGCGGCAAGGAATTCAAGTTCCATGTTCAAAGAAAGCGGAACGTGGGGTATGTGAAACAGAAGATTTCTGAGAGGGGGGATGGTGTTTTTAATCTCAAGGATCAAGAATTGTTCTGTGATGGTGAGGAGCTTGAAGATCAGAGGATCATAGATGATTTATGTAGGAGCAATGATGCTGTAATTCATTTCCTGGTTCGTAAGTCAGCAAAGCTCAGGGTTGTGCCTGTTCAAAAAGATTTTGAGGTGTCGATAGTTGCGTCAGATGTAGAAGAGAAGGTAGGTGATAAAGTGAATAGGCGGAGAAGGAGAAGTCAGAATGAGAAGCTTCCGATTGTTGCTGCCAGTCACCCTCCACGTGAGGTTCAAATAGAACCACTGATTGTTAACCCTAAGATTGTCTTGTCCCCTGTGATTAAACAACTAATTCATGAGACTTGTTATGGGCTAGAAAAGGGTAATCCGCCAATTAGGTCTTCGGAGGGATCAGGAGGTGCTTATTTCATGCAAGATTCAGCTGGCCAGAAATATGTTTCTGTCTTTAAGCCAGTTGATGAGGAGCCCATGGCTGTAAATAATCCTCGAGGCTTACCCTTGTCCCCTAATGGTGAAGGCTTGAAGAAAGGTACACGAGTAGGGGAAGGGGCATTCAGGGAAGTTGCAGCTTATATTTTGGATCATCCACATGGAGGTCCACGCTCGATTTGTAGTGAAGAGAAAGGCTTTGCTGGCGTCCCACCTACAGTCATGGTGAAGTGTCAGCATGGTGGATTCCACTACTCAGAAGGTTTTAACTGTGGATCGAGTAAGTTTGGGTCGCTTCAGATGTTCATGAAGAACTGTGGTAGCTGTGAGGACATGGGCCCTCGTGCTTTCCCTGTGGAGGAAGTTCACAAGATATGTGTACTTGACATCAGGTTGGCAAATGCAGACAGACATGCTGGCAACATTCTGATCCAAAAAGATGCCGAGGGTCAAATTGTTCTTATCCCGATTGATCATGGTTACTGTATGCCTGAGAATGTAAGTATAATTCTATCCTCCGTTTTTTGTTCAATAATGTTAAATTATGAATATTATTTCAGAACACGTTCTGATGTTCAATACATGCATCTTTTTTAATACATAATCTTGGCATGGTTATTGAATTTCTAGGCACCAAATTTGATTATTAATGTGTATTATCATTCAGGCTTCAGCTATATTCATCATGCCTGTTAGATATTCATGGGAAGAATTTTCTGTATATCCATCGAACATCTGGTCTAATTATCTTTACGAATACAACGTGTTTCGTTCCTACCATAAAATCCATAATATGGATTCGGGATAATTTGCTAAGAGGGTAGAAAGCTGAACCATATATATACCTCCATCATCAGAAGTTTTGACTTGCTCGTGCCTGTTACTCGTGCACTTCATTAATTGTGAACTTGTACAGTCTTTGAGATTTCATGTTCACAGTTGCCTTTTTACTTTCCATTTACGACTATTTTGCATTGCAGTTCGAAGATTGCACATTTGAGTGGCTCTACTGGCCTCAAGCTCGGGAGCCTTTCTCTCCTAAGGAGATTGCATACATAAACTCCTTAGATGCTGCAAAAGACATCGAAATTCTGAAATTCAATGGATGGAATGTACCAGACAACTGTGCACGTGTCTTCCGCATCTCCACCATGCTTCTGAAAAAAGGCACAGAGAGAGGGCTGACTCCATTTGCCATCGGAAGCATCATGTGCAGGGAGACAGTCAAGAAAGAGTCTGTTATCGAGAAGATAGTGGAGGAAACCGAAGAATCCGTGCTACCTGGCACAAGCGAATCAGCATTCCTCGAGTCTGTCTCAGTCATCATGGACCGTTACCTTGACGGTCTGTCCCCCCCTAACTGCAACACGAAGGTACATAGAAACTGCTGATATGAATACGAGTGTAGTGTTGTCATCGCCTTTTATCGTTACAACACAAGTCGTTGTCAGTCCAGCCCATCGAAaggaatgtgtgtgtgtgtgaatgtgtgtgtgtgtgtgtgtgtgtcataACATATCTACTAATGACCTGCTTCTGTCTGAGTGTATATGATCCTATCCTACTTTGGGTATGTATTTTGAACTTGCAGCTTATAAGGTTGCTACTCTGCTTTGTATTTTCACTTCCTCTCTAATGAAATAAATCACTTTTTTACTTGAGCAAATTGGTTGACTTCTTTGTTGTTTTGGCATTTAAACATGTGACAATGGAATGTTTTTCAATGGTAATTTTTGGGGATAAAGTTGAAAATCAAGTTGATTTGTGAACCCAAATGTACAATACTTGTCCAATTTTCCTTGCAAATTAatagtgtttttatttttctgatACAGTGTTTTTAACTTAGTGTACATTTGGAAAATGCTTTTAGATATTTCTATAACATAATTACAATGTAGGAGTGTATTAATATTATTGTCCACTAATTTAAAAACTGTCGTCGAAGTTAAACCACCTCTTGGATTACATAATACCGAATCAATTAAAAGTTAATAATGGTAATTTAAGGATATCATTTTGAGATAATTGGTACatacttatttaaattttaatatacatttttttatttattgttgttattttattatattattaattaataacttattgaggaaatattaattaattttttaaaattataaatcataataaattataatagtaataatcagtataattataattattagtatttattagtactattattatgATGCTCtcaatattattgttattattattttaaattaagaactaaattaggaaaaaactgcttttaattattatgatattaattaattgaatttaaatattcaCTTCAAATTCTAACAATTTTCTTTGATAGTTATGAATACATGATAAATAATCTATCATGGAGTATTATAGTATTTTTCTGTAATCACATTACAACAAACGAGTCTTACATGAATTTTGTCATCTGTTCTCAGACATGACCACTCAACTACTTCTAATACGATTAAGCACCACAATTAGTTGGTAAATATAATTTCATTCCAACTAATATGTCGAGGTCGAATCATTTAACCATTAttgattttttctctctctatatataaaaCTAATCCCAAAGGGCATCtaaccatttttttattttttctcacaATTTTATCGAAATGATATAAGTAGAATCTTAATTAAGCATTAACAGTTCCCACAATTAAGTCTAAAGGCTATATTGTAGTAATAATGTATAATCATAAATCCTTAACAGTTGTCACAAGTTACtctaaggccatgtttggttgacgggaaagtaaagttgacaagAAAAATGATTCATGAGAAAATGAATCCTGGAAATATGATTcataataactttactttcctatgtttgaaaaatatcaagattttaaattttatactattttatttaaacaccaaactaaaaatatactcctacttattactatttttatttataaaaaagaataataacataaaatttttaataaaattattaattacaaatgataataattatattgttatatttattattagtttaaaTATGCACTATTCAtcttaatatataataatataattataattatagttacgtggagtattataatcataaatgattataataataaatatgattattataattataattataatatttacggataatataattgaataaatttcataatttaaaatttcactacgactttattgattaattattaatttataaaataatactccctccgtcccctaataggagtcgttgtttgaccggacacgagttttaagaaatgtaaagaaaagttggttgaaaaagttaatggaatgtgggacccacttttttatattaattttataataaaatgtgagtggagtgagttagtggaatgtgggacctactaccatttatggtaaaaatgaagagtgactcttaatgggggacgacccaaaaaggaaattagcgactcttattcagggacggagggagtatttattaattattatcatataatttgtactattttatagttatattttaattatttattaaattattaattattattatgataattataaaaatatataaatattataataatatagttatgaTTAGGATAATATTAATTGTAGTTTTTTATTATACcgaaattaagtatgatttataattttatgtcatttttaatacattgtaataataataataataataataataataataataataataataaacaattgtaataataaaactatacttatattgcattaaatatgtaagaatcctaaaacatggaaaaagaatacctaagaaaagttaggattcagaatcctggaaagttgtactaactttccatGTTCTTGGATTCTGATTattttcccagtttgattaaaaactgaaacaaacacaagaatttaaaatttaaggaatcagatttctttcccagacagaatcctggcaaTCAAACATGGCCTAAATGCTATACAATAATGTAGAATCATAAATCATTAAACATAGACATGGAATGTGAATAAAATTTGGAACTTGAGATATCCATTGGCTAAGAATATTTGAGGTACAATCCAATTTTGAATTCCATATGTATATCTAGGTAGCTGGTATCTTCAATGACAATTTGACTTgtttgttggatattttagtgtaattggattaacttgattgatcaaagtgatcataatgagacaataaataagttggaagtgcggagtgtacacttatttgaattcgttatgactagacgggggttcgggggcagcgccctcgagtagcggggtccaaggggcagtacagaaaattcatcctgaaatataatttttgaaatttgaagGACTATTTTGCAATTTGATAAACCCGCCAAAAATCAGTTAAAATCGGTTAACTGATGAACAGACGCGATGCTTCGTTTCTGCCTCTACTTATTAATCATTTTCGGTTCAAAGTTTGAATCACAGAATCAACATACGAATATCTTcgaaacctgaattgtatcctatcaaatattgatagaaccgccaaattgatttgatctaaAGTGTTTCACGCCTTTCGGGACATCCGAATTGTTCACGTTTTTGTCTAAACCCCCTAACATTGTTTTTCTTCCTCTTCGTATTATTTTGCACCAATTATTCTGCAGAAATATTTATATGTGTTTTCGTAATCATCTCTTGATTGAAAATCAATTTTATTGGTCTAATAAGGTTGAATGAAATATGTTGAAGACTCATTAACTGTTGTAGTTGAAATTTTCAACTACCTTCGTTGAAAGAAATTAATAAGAATGAGACCCATGAATGTGTTTAAATTTTATTGTTCTGACAAGATGACATGATTCTctctatatttatattatttgaataataaatcGTATCTGTCCTAACAAGAAGCATTTAGTATACAGAATATAATATTCATATCTTATACTAGATGACAATTATTGTTTTTATCTCTGGAATTTTTGTGATAATTTAAAGAACTTTTATTGGGTAACGTTTGCCTTAAGCACCTCTTGa
Encoded proteins:
- the LOC121780339 gene encoding phosphatidylinositol 4-kinase gamma 4-like produces the protein MSIASVALCPVYEDYWNFPGRVSGQYGPWSSDSILIYLTVGGSVIPMRVLESDSIASVKLRIQVSKGFSAKQQKLVFDGKELARNNSQVRDYGVSDGNVLHLVVRLSDLQAITVRTVCGKEFKFHVQRKRNVGYVKQKISERGDGVFNLKDQELFCDGEELEDQRIIDDLCRSNDAVIHFLVRKSAKLRVVPVQKDFEVSIVASDVEEKVGDKVNRRRRRSQNEKLPIVAASHPPREVQIEPLIVNPKIVLSPVIKQLIHETCYGLEKGNPPIRSSEGSGGAYFMQDSAGQKYVSVFKPVDEEPMAVNNPRGLPLSPNGEGLKKGTRVGEGAFREVAAYILDHPHGGPRSICSEEKGFAGVPPTVMVKCQHGGFHYSEGFNCGSSKFGSLQMFMKNCGSCEDMGPRAFPVEEVHKICVLDIRLANADRHAGNILIQKDAEGQIVLIPIDHGYCMPENFEDCTFEWLYWPQAREPFSPKEIAYINSLDAAKDIEILKFNGWNVPDNCARVFRISTMLLKKGTERGLTPFAIGSIMCRETVKKESVIEKIVEETEESVLPGTSESAFLESVSVIMDRYLDGLSPPNCNTKVHRNC